The following are from one region of the Silene latifolia isolate original U9 population chromosome 9, ASM4854445v1, whole genome shotgun sequence genome:
- the LOC141601498 gene encoding uncharacterized protein LOC141601498: MASKIGKPLFADLNTTCKAKLSFARIMVEADVSTTLPDHIVLNTPYHGQSSQRVIYEWLPFHCSGCGKLGHQLGSCKWHQPKVPAVSKKVYQPVSKPVSATVPSVSQQEEGQGSGCLELGGTSVGLDEPTAPGGGKELEAPTPTQLVVSSPLAAEKHSECLELGHCPPPPDDASVISSESQIAKKRDCIEAPVTPTSDNQFWWIKLPLINPVMRICSWKIRGCNDPLKQQELSDFLWAHKLDIFGVLETRIKENKAKKIIKNRFSNYQVVCNYSKHYNDRIWLIWNPVTVAVTTLLVHDQLIHCSIVHHATSHKFHLTLVYKNNDPQIRMALWYALASIKCTVTDWLVLGDFNVVRDVSERVSSSPPDLADILDFNECLLNCQLDDINGSGCEFTWTNKQDDTTRVWSKLDRALANSSWLSNFPTTHVTFLPAGVSDHSPVMVNVFDDPHVKSRFSFLNCWIGHSKYKGIVSQAWQTYVQGSAMFKVFSKLKYVQHGLLQLHKNHFSSLSERVSLARSSLMDCQQELQVSPLSQSLIDLERRLLAEYNSLKAAEMSMLKQKAKVDDIKHGDFSSKFFFARIHERKKQQIIGRILDKDGKDRTGLADVVDGFVDYYTSLLGASTEVAPLDVEFIQQGPCVPDTDMLLLPSLLLPLKSRMLCSVLALIGVLALMGFLLLSLKILGISLGMIFVLLPRSFSGLAAFIQGRSIFENILLSQSLVRNYTRKYITQRSLIKVDIQKAFDSLQWDFVRSMLEALKFPPIFINWIMGCISGSWFSIKVNGAVHGFFKGKSGVRQDDLMLFVRGDLIPYVQGAVHLLNLFAKWSGLRPNISKTEIYFGGVSPAVKALILQHTGFTEGSFPLRYLGIPLNSCRNSAEVYGTLLTKVQNSLLHWSNSFLSYAGKIQILNSVIFGITNFWCASALLPKAILKRINKICKDFFWYVDKGCRKQVFHSWKVVCRPAQEGGLGVMEILSWNKALLAKWLWLLENDSSGIWALWNRAYILSSGCYPDSKFLGQEGVDSGLPTGALG; this comes from the exons ATGGCTAGTAAGATTGGGAAGCCTTTGTTTGCTGATCTCAATACCACCTGTAAGGCTAAactttcttttgctagaatcaTGGTTGAAGCTGATGTTTCCACCACTCTGCCTGACCATATTGTTCTTAATACTCCTTATCATGGGCAATCTTCTCAGAGGGTCATTTATGAATGGTTACCTTTCCATTGTTCTGGTTGTGGGAAGTTGGGTCATCAGCTGGGTAGCTGTAAATGGCACCAGCCAAAGGTCCCAGCTGTCTCCAAGAAAGTTTACCAGCCTGTTTCTAAGCCTGTGTCAGCTACTGTCCCTAGTGTTTCTCAGCAAGAGGAGGGACAAGGCTCAGGATGCCTTgagctaggtggtacctcagtAGGCCTTGATGAACCTACTGCCCCTGGTGGTGGTAAGGAGTTGGAGGCTCCTACCCCTACTCAGTTGGTGGTATCTTCTCCCTTGGCTGCTGAAAAGCACTCAGAATGCCTTGAGCTAGGCCATTGTCCCCCTCCTCCTGATGATGCTAGTGTGATTAGTAGTGAGTCTCAAATTGCCAAGAAGAGAGACTGCATAGAGGCTCCTGTCACACCCACTTCTGATAATCAGTTCTGG TGGATAAAGCTCCCCCTGATAAACCCTGTCATGAGGATCTGCTCTTGGAAAATTAGAGGGTGTAATGACCCTCTTAAGCAGCAGGAGCTTAGTGACTTCCTGTGGGCTCATAAACTTGATATTTTTGGAGTTCTTGAGACTAGAATCAAAGAGAATAAAGCTAAAAAGATTATCAAGAATAGGTTCAGTAACTACCAAGTGGTTTGTAACTACTCTAAACACTATAATGACAGGATTTGGCTAATATGGAACCCTGTCACTGTTGCTGTTACTACCTTGCTGGTTCATGATCAACTCATTCATTGTAGCATAGTTCACCATGCCACTTCTCACAAGTTCCATTTGACTCTTGTCTATAAGAATAATGATCCACAAATCAGAATGGCTCTGTGGTATGCACTTGCCTCTATTAAGTGTACTGTTACTGACTGGTTAGTCCTGGGTGATTTCAATGTGGTTAGGGATGTCTCTGAAAGGGTCAGTTCCTCTCCCCCTGATTTAGCTGATATCCTTGACTTCAATGAATGCCTTCTGAATTGCCAGTTGGATGATATTAATGGGTCTGGTTGTGAGTTTACCTGGACCAACAAGCAAGATGATACTACTAGGGTTTGGTCCAAATTAGATAGGGCCCTTGCAAATTCTTCCTGGCTCTCTAACTTTCCTACCACTCATGTTACTTTTCTCCCTGCTGGTGTCTCAGATCACTCTCCTGTCATGGTCAATGTCTTTGATGACCCCCATGTTAAATCCAGGTTTAGTTTTTTGAATTGCTGGATTGGCCATTCTAAGTACAAGGGTATTGTTTCTCAGGCTTGGCAGACTTATGTTCAGGGTTCTGCTATGTTTAAAGTTTTTAGCAAACTCAAGTATGTTCAGCATGGTTTACTCCAGCTTCATAAGAACCATTTCAGTTCCCTCTCTGAAAGAGTTTCTCTTGCTCGATCTTCTCTCATGGATTGTCAACAGGAGCTCCAAGTTTCTCCTTTGTCTCAGTCTCTGATTGATCTGGAAAGGAGACTTTTGGCTGAATATAATAGTCTCAAAGCTGCTGAGATGAGCATGCTCAAGCAAAAAGCTAAGGTAGATGATATTAAACATGGGGACTTCTCTTCTAAGTTTTTCTTTGCTAGAATTCATGAGAGGAAGAAGCAGCAAATTATTGGTAGGATCCTTGATAAAGATGGTAAAGATAGGACTGGTTTAGCTGATGTTGTTGATGGCTTTGTGGATTACTACACTTCTCTTCTAGGGGCCAGTACTGAAGTTGCTCCCTTAGATGTAGAGTTTATTCAACAAGGTCCTTGTGTTCCTGATACTGATATGCTGCTCTTACCAAGCCTGTTACTACCTCTGAAATCAAGGATGCTTTGTTCAGTATTGGCTCTAATAGGAGTCCTGGCCCTGATGGGTTTTCTTCTGCTTTCTTTAAAGATTCTTGGGatctcattgggaatgatttttGTTCTGCTGCCCAGGAGTTTTTCAGGACTG GCTGCTTTTATTCAGGGAAGAAGCATTTTTGAGAATATTTTGCTCTCACAGTCCTTGGTtagaaattatactagaaaatacATTACTCAAAGGAGCTTGATCAAGGTTGACATTCAAAAAGCATTTGATTCCCTCCAATGGGATTTTGTTAGGAGTATGCTTGAAGCTTTGAAGTTCCCTCCTATCTTCATAAACTGGATTATGGGATGTATCTCAGGCTCCTGGTTTTCCATTAAGGTTAATGGAGCTGTTCATGGTTTCTTCAAAGGGAAGAGTGGAGTCAGGCAAG ATGATCTCATGCTTTTTGTTAGGGGTGATCTAATACCTTATGTCCAAGGAGCTGTTCATCTGTTGAATCTTTTTGCTAAATGGTCTGGTCTAAGACCTAACATCAGTAAAACTGAGATCTATTTTGGTGGGGTTTCTCCTGCAGTTAAAGCCCTTATTCTTCAGCATACTGGGTTTACTGAAGGTAGTTTTCCATTAAGATATCTTGGTATTCCTCTTAACTCTTGTCGAAATTCTGCTGAGGTTTATGGTACCCTCCTTACCAAAGTTCAGAATTCTCTCCTCCACTGGTCTAATAGTTTTCTTTCCTACGCTGGGAAGATTCAGATACTTAACTCTGTTATTTTTGGCATTACTAATTTTTGGTGTGCTAGTGCTTTACTTCCCAAAGCCATTTTAAAACGTATTAATAAAATCTGCAAGGATTTCTTCTGGTATGTTGATAAGGGCTGCAGGAAGCAAGTTTTCCACTCCTGGAAGGTTGTTTGTCGACCTGCTCAGGAGGGTGGTCTTGGTGTCATGGAAATCCTTTCCTGGAATAAAGCTCTCCTTGCAAAATGGCTCTGGCTTCTGGAGAATGACTCTTCTGGAATCTGGGCTTTGTGGAATAGAGCCTATATCCTTTCCTCTGG CTGCTACCCAGATTCTAAATTCCTGGGTCAGGAAGGTGTGGACAGCGGgctgcccacgggggcgcttggatga